A genomic window from Flavobacterium johnsoniae includes:
- a CDS encoding LolA family protein, with amino-acid sequence MRTKIQEINKNSITNMTKKCFQMAVILLLSFTSIQAQDKKAKDLLNEVTSKIKSYDNIVIDFKYSLNNAKENINQDSKGNVTMKGNQYVLNFMGVTKIFDGQKTYTIVPEDEEVTISKVNEKDDNAVTPSKMLTFFNSGYKYNMDIVQNVKGRKIQYIKLVPTSGKDQRKEILLGIDSQTKHIYNLIETGKNGTKTTLTVNSFKTNQPLSKNQFTFVASKYPKYYINKLD; translated from the coding sequence ATGAGAACAAAAATTCAAGAAATCAACAAAAATTCTATCACAAACATGACTAAAAAGTGTTTTCAAATGGCAGTTATTTTGCTTTTGAGCTTCACTTCTATTCAGGCTCAAGATAAGAAAGCAAAAGATCTATTGAACGAAGTAACTTCTAAAATAAAAAGCTACGATAATATTGTAATTGATTTTAAATATTCTTTGAATAATGCTAAAGAAAACATTAATCAAGACAGTAAAGGAAATGTAACGATGAAAGGAAACCAATATGTGTTGAATTTCATGGGTGTTACTAAAATTTTTGATGGTCAAAAAACATACACAATTGTCCCTGAAGACGAAGAAGTTACAATTTCTAAAGTAAATGAGAAGGATGACAACGCAGTTACTCCTTCAAAAATGCTTACTTTCTTTAATTCTGGCTATAAATACAATATGGACATTGTTCAAAATGTAAAAGGAAGAAAAATTCAGTACATTAAATTAGTTCCTACAAGCGGAAAAGATCAAAGAAAAGAAATTCTTTTAGGTATTGACAGTCAAACAAAACACATTTATAATTTGATTGAAACAGGAAAAAACGGAACAAAAACAACTTTAACCGTTAATTCTTTTAAAACCAATCAGCCATTATCAAAAAATCAATTTACCTTTGTAGCGAGTAAATACCCTAAATACTACATTAATAAATTAGATTAA
- a CDS encoding DNA translocase FtsK has product MAKNKKETVDKKNDKQEVNKRSFKMSKQQKFVLGCLLVLFSVALLVAFISFYVNGQWQNDQSIVNQLGDRSEVVENWLGKFGAYLSDLVIYRGFGLASFLFVRLFFLTGMFLALELSTQKLKNTWFWDIFAIIIVSILFGFFATSAPELGGTIGYELNLFLQDYIGKTGTLLTLLFGLIVYLIFKIKLSPEKIQTYFDSTKKDFKSELNTLKPIANQPESAYNLEEFAIKEEKEDENDPVLDDIHIKTVDSQFEINKEALKPTISHSSEIELNPILKPITPKQELPLVSPDEAFVIEKAEEEDIIEENLASRLVADFGLFDPTLDLSNYKFPTIDLLKEYSTGGITINQEELEENKNKIVDTLRNYKIEIAQIKATVGPSVTLYEIVPEAGIRISKIKSLEDDIALSLSALGIRIIAPIPGKGTIGIEVPNKNPTMVSMKSVIGAAKFQEAEMELPIALGKTISNETFVVDLAKMPHLLMAGATGQGKSVGLNAVLTSLLYKKHPAEVKFVLVDPKKVELTLFNKIERHYLAKLPDTEDAIITDNAKVVNTLNSLCTEMDNRYSLLKDAMVRNIKEYNDKFKARKLNPEAGHRFLPYIVLVVDEFADLIMTAGKEVEVPIARLAQLARAIGIHLIIATQRPSVNVITGLIKANFPARIAFRVTSKIDSRTILDTQGADQLIGRGDLLYTNGNDVIRVQCAFIDTPEVEKITDFIGAQKAYATAYLLPEFVGEETGINLDIDISERDTLFREAAEIIVNAQQGSASLLQRKLKLGYNRAGRLIDQLEAAGIVGPFEGSKARSVNILDLSALDQFFNNEQN; this is encoded by the coding sequence ATGGCAAAAAATAAAAAAGAAACTGTAGATAAAAAAAACGACAAACAAGAAGTAAACAAAAGATCTTTTAAGATGTCTAAACAACAAAAATTTGTTTTAGGATGTCTTCTAGTTCTTTTTTCTGTTGCATTGTTGGTTGCATTTATTTCATTTTACGTTAACGGACAATGGCAAAATGACCAAAGTATTGTAAACCAACTTGGAGATCGTAGTGAAGTTGTCGAAAACTGGCTTGGAAAATTCGGAGCTTATTTATCCGATTTAGTAATCTACAGAGGTTTTGGACTTGCTTCTTTTTTATTCGTCCGTCTATTTTTTCTTACCGGAATGTTTTTAGCATTGGAACTTTCAACTCAAAAGTTAAAAAACACTTGGTTTTGGGATATTTTCGCCATCATTATAGTTTCTATTTTGTTTGGTTTCTTTGCAACTTCTGCACCAGAATTAGGCGGAACAATTGGTTATGAACTGAATTTATTCCTACAAGATTATATCGGAAAAACTGGTACTTTATTGACATTGCTTTTCGGTTTAATCGTGTATCTTATTTTCAAAATTAAATTATCTCCTGAAAAAATTCAAACCTATTTTGATTCTACTAAAAAAGATTTCAAATCAGAATTAAACACTTTAAAACCAATAGCAAATCAGCCTGAAAGTGCTTATAATCTGGAAGAATTTGCTATTAAAGAAGAAAAAGAAGATGAAAACGATCCTGTTTTGGATGATATTCACATAAAAACTGTTGATTCTCAATTTGAAATCAATAAAGAAGCATTAAAACCAACTATTTCTCATTCATCTGAGATTGAGTTAAATCCAATTTTAAAGCCAATTACTCCAAAACAAGAATTACCTTTAGTTTCTCCAGATGAAGCTTTTGTAATTGAAAAAGCCGAAGAAGAAGATATTATTGAAGAAAATCTAGCTTCTCGCCTAGTTGCCGATTTCGGACTATTTGATCCAACTTTAGATTTATCGAATTATAAATTTCCAACCATCGATTTATTAAAAGAGTACTCGACTGGCGGAATTACTATTAATCAAGAAGAATTAGAAGAAAACAAAAACAAAATTGTAGATACACTTCGAAACTACAAAATTGAAATTGCACAAATTAAAGCAACCGTTGGTCCATCGGTAACTTTATATGAAATTGTTCCAGAAGCTGGGATTAGAATTTCTAAAATTAAGAGTTTAGAAGATGATATTGCTTTATCATTATCAGCATTAGGAATTCGTATTATTGCGCCAATTCCAGGAAAAGGTACTATCGGTATTGAGGTTCCGAACAAAAACCCAACTATGGTTTCGATGAAAAGTGTTATTGGCGCGGCTAAGTTTCAGGAAGCTGAAATGGAACTTCCAATTGCTTTAGGAAAAACCATTTCTAACGAAACTTTTGTAGTCGATTTAGCTAAAATGCCTCACTTACTGATGGCTGGAGCAACAGGACAAGGAAAATCTGTCGGATTAAATGCTGTTTTAACTTCATTATTATACAAAAAACATCCAGCAGAAGTTAAATTCGTTCTAGTCGATCCAAAAAAAGTAGAGCTTACGCTTTTCAACAAAATTGAAAGACATTATTTAGCTAAACTTCCAGACACAGAGGATGCAATTATTACAGATAACGCAAAAGTTGTCAATACTTTAAATTCACTTTGTACCGAAATGGACAATCGTTATTCTTTATTAAAAGATGCGATGGTTCGTAATATCAAAGAATATAACGATAAATTTAAAGCAAGAAAATTAAATCCCGAAGCCGGTCACCGATTTTTACCATACATTGTTTTAGTTGTCGATGAGTTCGCCGACTTGATCATGACTGCAGGAAAAGAAGTCGAAGTACCTATTGCGCGTCTTGCTCAGTTAGCGCGTGCTATTGGTATTCACTTGATTATTGCAACACAAAGACCTTCTGTAAACGTAATTACAGGTTTAATTAAAGCCAATTTCCCTGCGAGAATTGCATTTAGAGTAACTTCTAAAATTGATTCTAGAACGATTCTTGATACACAAGGTGCTGATCAGCTTATTGGACGTGGAGATTTGTTATACACAAACGGGAATGATGTCATTCGTGTTCAGTGTGCTTTCATTGATACACCAGAAGTAGAAAAAATTACCGATTTTATTGGCGCACAAAAAGCGTATGCCACGGCTTATTTACTTCCAGAGTTTGTTGGAGAAGAAACTGGCATTAATCTTGATATAGATATTTCCGAAAGAGATACTTTATTTAGAGAAGCGGCGGAGATTATTGTCAATGCCCAACAAGGTTCTGCTTCTTTATTGCAGCGAAAATTAAAATTAGGATACAACAGAGCAGGTCGTTTAATCGATCAACTTGAGGCAGCAGGTATTGTTGGTCCGTTCGAAGGCAGTAAAGCTAGAAGTGTGAATATTTTAGACTTAAGTGCTCTTGATCAATTTTTTAATAATGAACAAAATTAA
- a CDS encoding diacylglycerol kinase: MEFQKDNTFVTGRLKSMTYAFKGAVKLIKTEHSIMVQFSLGIIMTIAGFYFHISQTEWLCQTFAIGLVLSIEGLNTAVEKIADFIHPDYSKRIGFIKDIAAGAVFFAAMTAIAIGLIIYIPKFI; this comes from the coding sequence ATGGAGTTTCAAAAAGACAATACTTTTGTTACTGGCCGTTTAAAAAGCATGACTTATGCTTTTAAAGGAGCAGTAAAATTGATTAAAACCGAACACAGTATTATGGTCCAATTCTCTTTGGGAATTATCATGACAATTGCTGGGTTCTATTTTCATATTTCACAAACCGAATGGCTATGTCAAACATTTGCCATCGGTTTGGTTTTAAGCATTGAGGGATTGAATACGGCAGTTGAAAAAATTGCCGATTTTATCCATCCTGATTACAGCAAACGAATCGGATTTATCAAAGATATTGCTGCCGGAGCGGTATTTTTTGCCGCAATGACTGCAATAGCAATAGGTTTGATTATTTATATTCCAAAATTTATTTAG
- the tpx gene encoding thiol peroxidase, translating into MASITLGGNPVHTSGELPAVGSQLADFNLVQNDLSVASLSTFAGKKLVLNIFPSVDTGTCAASVRKFNQSASGLENTTVLCISRDLPFAQKRFCGAEGLENVVNLSDFQEGTFGKANGLEIVDGPLKGLHSRAIIVVDANGKIVHTEQVSEIANEPNYEAALAAL; encoded by the coding sequence ATGGCATCTATCACATTAGGAGGAAATCCAGTTCATACATCAGGCGAATTGCCAGCAGTTGGATCACAATTAGCTGACTTTAATTTAGTTCAAAACGATTTATCAGTTGCTTCATTAAGCACTTTTGCTGGTAAAAAATTAGTTTTAAATATTTTCCCGAGTGTTGATACTGGAACTTGCGCTGCATCTGTTAGAAAATTCAACCAAAGTGCAAGCGGATTAGAAAACACTACAGTTTTATGTATTTCTAGAGATTTACCTTTCGCTCAAAAACGTTTTTGTGGTGCTGAAGGTTTAGAAAATGTAGTAAACTTATCTGATTTTCAAGAAGGAACTTTTGGTAAAGCAAACGGTTTAGAAATTGTTGACGGACCATTAAAAGGTTTACACTCAAGAGCTATCATTGTTGTTGATGCTAATGGAAAAATCGTTCACACAGAACAAGTTTCTGAAATTGCAAACGAACCAAATTACGAAGCAGCTTTAGCAGCACTATAA
- a CDS encoding DUF6952 family protein, protein MKLPVIKHLTQFIEENDQDYIIETIEVLEAMTEIPSLKDEELDVIGELISNMYGALEVQKLVAQGTDKKEALNTFMKRVLGSIDK, encoded by the coding sequence ATGAAATTACCAGTAATAAAGCATTTAACGCAATTCATCGAAGAAAACGATCAGGATTATATCATTGAAACGATTGAAGTCCTAGAAGCGATGACTGAAATTCCTTCTCTTAAAGATGAAGAATTAGACGTAATCGGCGAATTGATTTCAAATATGTATGGCGCTCTTGAAGTACAGAAACTTGTAGCTCAAGGAACAGATAAAAAAGAAGCTTTAAATACGTTTATGAAACGTGTTTTAGGTTCTATCGATAAATAA
- a CDS encoding thioredoxin family protein — translation MLIDLNEDTLADLVAKNEKVVVQYSASWCGNCRIMKPKFKKLATENEAITFVLVDAENSPESRKLANVSNLPTFATFVNGQLVGETQTNKQEVLIDLVNAIA, via the coding sequence ATGTTAATCGACTTAAACGAAGATACGTTAGCAGATTTAGTTGCTAAAAACGAAAAAGTAGTAGTACAATATTCAGCTTCATGGTGTGGAAATTGTCGTATTATGAAACCAAAATTCAAAAAATTAGCAACAGAAAATGAAGCTATCACTTTTGTTTTGGTTGATGCAGAAAATTCTCCTGAATCAAGAAAATTAGCTAATGTGAGTAACCTGCCAACATTTGCAACTTTCGTAAACGGACAATTAGTTGGCGAAACGCAAACTAATAAACAAGAAGTTTTAATCGATCTTGTAAACGCAATTGCTTAA
- a CDS encoding peroxiredoxin, with translation MSLVGKKFPSIAVDAISEMGDNLKINIFEEAVNNNKKVLLFWYPKDFTFVCPTELHAFQAALPEFEQRNTIVIGASCDTNEVHFAWLNTPKNNGGIEGVTYPILADTNRNLANILGILDIESTSYSEDTDSVIIEGSNVTYRATYLIDETGKIFHESVNDMPLGRNVNEYLRMVDAYTHIQTKGEVCPANWEAGKEAMSADRISTAEYLSAN, from the coding sequence ATGTCTTTAGTAGGAAAAAAATTCCCAAGTATTGCAGTAGATGCTATCTCAGAAATGGGTGACAATTTAAAAATCAACATTTTTGAAGAAGCAGTAAACAACAATAAAAAAGTACTTTTATTTTGGTACCCAAAAGATTTTACTTTTGTATGTCCAACAGAATTACACGCCTTTCAAGCTGCATTACCAGAATTTGAACAAAGAAATACTATCGTAATTGGTGCTTCTTGTGACACAAACGAAGTTCACTTTGCTTGGTTAAATACTCCAAAAAACAATGGTGGAATCGAAGGTGTTACTTACCCAATTTTAGCTGACACTAACCGTAACTTAGCTAACATTTTAGGTATTCTTGATATCGAATCTACAAGCTACAGCGAAGATACTGATTCAGTTATCATCGAAGGTTCAAACGTAACTTACAGAGCTACTTACCTAATTGACGAAACTGGAAAAATCTTCCACGAAAGCGTAAACGATATGCCATTAGGACGTAACGTAAACGAATACTTAAGAATGGTTGACGCTTACACTCACATCCAAACTAAAGGTGAAGTTTGTCCTGCAAACTGGGAAGCTGGTAAAGAAGCAATGTCTGCTGACAGAATCAGTACTGCTGAATACTTAAGCGCAAACTAA
- a CDS encoding glycoside hydrolase family 3 protein has protein sequence MKITAEALRQKIGQFFFPAVFINDTEENIKETERLIKEHNIGGLTFFHSRASAATNYESKKKVVFNDDSYEKIKALIVRYQKAASTPLLISIDAEWGLAMRIEKTPQYPYAITLGALPENKSKLVYEVGKQIGLDLKAAGIQYNLSPLADINNNPNNPVIGYRSFGENKEKVADFAVEYLNGMSEVDVLGCLKHFPGHGNTNVDSHLGLPVLKETLEELMENELYPFIKGIENNVDSIMIGHLAVPSLNNGKDTSATLSKAVIQDLLRDKLGYDGLVISDALNMHSVSKLYETKGQLEWEAFNAGNDVLCFAENVPEGIEAIYKNASPDRIFESYNRIMKAKEKAGILSGNTEASGELNFEKTSKLNLEIAQNMITTIIDNSSLELAFESQKNNKLAKLSLYKNTENTFFKTLNTKLPSPEFTFENLEVSDISSIKQELENFETILISLFVPKAKPLNNFEIDSEVLELLSYLLQTKKCIVYVFGNPYSLPLIPNLKKAFGLVEAYQDFEEFQKTAGIQFLGKNSSNGTLPVNIEIQ, from the coding sequence ATGAAAATTACAGCAGAAGCATTACGACAAAAAATAGGGCAATTCTTTTTTCCAGCCGTATTTATCAACGATACAGAAGAAAATATTAAGGAAACTGAACGTTTAATTAAAGAACACAATATTGGCGGATTAACGTTTTTTCACAGTCGAGCAAGTGCTGCAACAAATTACGAAAGCAAGAAAAAAGTTGTTTTTAATGACGATAGCTACGAAAAAATCAAAGCTTTAATTGTCCGTTATCAAAAAGCCGCTTCTACTCCACTTTTAATCAGTATTGATGCAGAATGGGGATTGGCGATGAGAATTGAAAAAACACCTCAATATCCATATGCAATTACACTTGGCGCCTTGCCGGAAAACAAATCAAAATTGGTTTACGAAGTTGGAAAACAAATTGGATTAGATTTAAAAGCAGCGGGAATTCAGTACAATTTATCGCCTTTGGCAGATATTAATAACAATCCAAATAATCCTGTAATTGGATATCGTTCTTTTGGTGAAAACAAAGAAAAAGTAGCCGATTTTGCTGTTGAATATTTGAACGGAATGTCAGAAGTTGATGTTTTAGGTTGTCTAAAACACTTTCCTGGACACGGAAATACAAACGTCGATTCGCATTTAGGATTGCCTGTTTTAAAGGAAACTCTGGAAGAATTGATGGAAAACGAATTATATCCATTCATAAAAGGAATCGAAAATAATGTCGATTCAATTATGATTGGACATTTGGCTGTTCCAAGTTTGAACAACGGAAAAGATACTTCTGCAACATTATCGAAAGCCGTAATTCAAGATCTTTTGCGTGATAAATTAGGCTATGATGGTTTAGTAATTTCTGATGCTTTAAATATGCACAGCGTTTCTAAATTGTACGAAACCAAAGGACAGCTAGAATGGGAAGCTTTCAACGCAGGAAATGACGTTTTATGCTTCGCCGAAAATGTACCAGAAGGAATTGAAGCCATCTATAAAAATGCTTCTCCAGACCGTATTTTCGAAAGTTATAACCGAATTATGAAAGCCAAAGAAAAAGCTGGAATTCTTTCTGGAAATACTGAAGCTTCAGGTGAATTAAATTTCGAAAAAACATCAAAATTAAACTTGGAAATCGCTCAAAATATGATTACAACAATCATTGATAATTCAAGTTTAGAATTAGCTTTTGAATCTCAGAAAAACAACAAATTAGCCAAACTAAGTTTATATAAAAATACTGAAAATACATTTTTCAAAACTTTAAATACAAAACTTCCATCACCAGAATTTACTTTTGAAAATTTAGAAGTTTCGGATATTTCATCGATCAAACAAGAATTAGAAAACTTTGAAACAATTCTAATTTCATTATTTGTTCCAAAAGCAAAACCGTTGAACAATTTTGAAATTGATAGTGAAGTTTTAGAATTACTTTCATATTTACTTCAAACCAAAAAATGTATTGTTTATGTTTTCGGAAATCCATATTCATTGCCATTAATTCCAAATCTGAAAAAGGCTTTTGGACTAGTAGAAGCCTATCAAGATTTTGAAGAATTTCAAAAAACAGCAGGAATTCAATTTTTAGGAAAAAATAGTTCGAATGGCACTTTACCCGTAAACATTGAAATTCAATAA
- a CDS encoding GNAT family N-acetyltransferase — translation MIKLKRTNSDDIDFINLVALLDQDLAIRDGDDHAFYNQFNKTDKIKHTIVYYKNGIPVACGAFREKESDKTEIKRMYVHPDYRKKGIASAILKELEIWAKEVGYTYTILETGKNQPEAINLYQKLNYTIIPNYPPYEEMDNSVCMKKTL, via the coding sequence ATGATTAAGCTAAAACGAACCAATTCAGACGATATTGATTTTATAAATCTCGTTGCTTTATTAGATCAAGATTTAGCGATTAGAGACGGAGATGATCATGCTTTTTACAATCAGTTCAATAAAACAGATAAAATAAAGCATACGATTGTATATTACAAAAATGGGATCCCTGTGGCTTGTGGCGCTTTTCGTGAGAAAGAAAGCGACAAAACCGAAATTAAACGAATGTACGTTCATCCTGATTATCGCAAAAAAGGAATTGCTTCTGCCATTTTAAAAGAACTAGAAATTTGGGCAAAAGAAGTGGGCTACACTTATACCATTTTGGAAACTGGAAAAAATCAGCCAGAAGCCATCAACTTATATCAAAAATTAAATTATACCATCATTCCAAATTATCCACCTTATGAAGAAATGGATAATAGTGTATGCATGAAAAAGACTTTATAA
- a CDS encoding MFS transporter has product MKIDNKPWFWIPLLNFASGLPYAIIISVSVIMYKNLGIKNEDIGVYTSLLYLPWVVKPLWSPLIELIGTKRKWFLWMQLIISISFLLVGLAIPTNGFFMMSLAIFWVAAFASASNDIATDGFYLLVLPEDKQSFFIGIRSTFYRLSMLAGNGLVVLFAGYLEHKYGDNTKAWSYTMICVGLLMTFITAYNFIFTPKNEINAVENKKETPHQNFGTIFISFFKKKQIGLILAFVLVFRLGESQLLKMLSPFLLDGKELGGMGLDTEAVGIIYGTFGVGALTLGGILGGIAISRHGLTKWMFPMFLAMHLPIIGFILLAFFHPTSIYYIYVVVILEQFGYGFGFTAFMMYLIHVAEGESKTAHYALATGFMALGMMLPGMLSGYIQQYLGYQNFFIWVLIATIPGLILSRFLVFPKDFGKKS; this is encoded by the coding sequence ATGAAAATAGATAATAAACCTTGGTTCTGGATTCCGCTTCTAAACTTTGCATCTGGATTGCCGTATGCCATAATTATTTCAGTTTCGGTAATTATGTACAAAAATCTAGGTATAAAAAATGAAGATATCGGAGTTTATACCAGTTTATTATATCTTCCTTGGGTAGTAAAACCGCTTTGGAGTCCGCTTATTGAACTAATCGGAACCAAAAGAAAATGGTTTTTATGGATGCAACTTATCATTTCTATTTCCTTTTTACTGGTCGGATTAGCGATTCCAACAAATGGATTTTTCATGATGTCGTTAGCCATATTCTGGGTTGCCGCTTTCGCTTCGGCTTCAAATGATATCGCGACAGACGGTTTTTATTTATTGGTTTTGCCAGAAGACAAACAATCTTTTTTTATCGGAATCAGAAGTACTTTTTACAGACTTTCAATGCTTGCCGGAAACGGATTAGTGGTACTTTTTGCCGGATATTTGGAGCATAAATATGGAGACAACACAAAAGCTTGGTCTTATACTATGATCTGTGTTGGGTTATTGATGACGTTTATTACCGCTTACAATTTCATTTTTACACCAAAAAATGAAATAAATGCTGTAGAAAACAAAAAAGAAACTCCTCATCAAAATTTTGGAACCATTTTTATCAGTTTCTTCAAGAAAAAACAAATCGGATTAATTTTGGCTTTTGTTCTCGTTTTCAGATTAGGAGAATCACAATTACTAAAAATGTTAAGTCCGTTTTTATTGGATGGAAAAGAATTAGGCGGAATGGGATTAGATACAGAAGCCGTTGGAATTATTTACGGAACTTTTGGTGTAGGTGCATTGACTTTAGGCGGAATTTTAGGCGGAATTGCCATTTCCAGACATGGACTTACCAAATGGATGTTTCCGATGTTTCTGGCGATGCATTTACCAATTATTGGCTTTATTCTATTAGCATTTTTTCACCCAACATCAATTTATTACATTTATGTTGTTGTAATTTTAGAGCAATTTGGTTACGGTTTTGGTTTTACAGCCTTTATGATGTATTTAATTCATGTTGCCGAAGGAGAATCAAAAACAGCACATTATGCACTTGCAACTGGTTTTATGGCATTAGGAATGATGCTTCCAGGAATGTTAAGCGGTTATATACAACAATATTTAGGCTATCAAAATTTCTTTATCTGGGTTTTGATTGCTACAATTCCAGGTCTTATTTTATCACGTTTTTTAGTTTTCCCGAAAGATTTTGGGAAAAAATCATAA
- a CDS encoding glycoside hydrolase family 10 protein — protein sequence MHKNQYLIFSFLFIFFVSTISSAQEKTMHPKNEFRGVWIATVVNIDWPKTSLDNVEKEKADYLEILEAYKKLNYNAVIVQVRSVGDAIYPSEFAPWSRFLTGKEGLAPNPYYDALEWMIEQAHNRGFEFHAWLNPYRATFDLNKNLLSPGHDLFKHPEWMIEYGGKYYYDPALPEVQAHLTKVVKEVVDKYDIDAIHFDDYFYPYAVPGKVFNDNASYQKYGAGLSRADWRRANVSNFVHTISTTIKDSKPWVQFGISPFGVWRNKSQDPRGSETQSTSNYDDLYADPMLWMDQKWIDYILPQLYWSMNNTRASYSKLVKWWSENSNNTAIYIGHASYKIRGDSDKSWNFVTEIPTQIDFLRTFKNVSGSAYFSSKWFMGKNFDVVRHLEENQYKYPAIPAAVPNLKHVIIDTPKVIEYSKDSIRYNFTFKSPLNTKVRYMVVYGGEHISKIDISDATKIVEKVTVKEVDGKITFAIAAGKLNLYKACAVTFIDYYANESTPTAIDLKKPFKNYIPAQPNENR from the coding sequence ATGCATAAAAATCAGTATTTAATATTCTCTTTTCTATTTATATTTTTCGTTTCGACGATTTCTTCCGCACAGGAAAAAACAATGCATCCTAAAAACGAATTTAGAGGTGTTTGGATCGCCACCGTTGTGAATATAGACTGGCCGAAAACAAGTTTAGATAACGTAGAAAAAGAAAAAGCTGATTACCTTGAAATTTTAGAAGCCTATAAAAAATTAAATTATAATGCTGTAATTGTTCAAGTTCGAAGTGTTGGTGATGCCATTTATCCTTCTGAATTTGCGCCTTGGTCTCGATTTTTAACTGGAAAAGAAGGTTTAGCTCCAAATCCGTATTACGATGCGTTGGAATGGATGATTGAACAGGCACACAATCGCGGATTTGAATTTCACGCTTGGCTAAATCCTTATCGTGCAACTTTCGATTTGAATAAAAATCTTTTAAGTCCTGGACACGATCTTTTTAAACATCCAGAATGGATGATTGAATACGGCGGAAAATATTATTATGATCCTGCTTTGCCAGAAGTTCAGGCCCATTTAACAAAAGTAGTTAAAGAAGTAGTCGACAAATATGATATCGATGCCATTCATTTTGATGATTATTTTTATCCGTATGCCGTTCCCGGAAAAGTATTTAACGACAATGCTTCTTACCAAAAATATGGTGCCGGTTTAAGCCGTGCCGATTGGCGTCGTGCCAATGTGAGCAATTTTGTACATACTATTTCAACAACAATAAAAGACAGTAAACCTTGGGTTCAATTCGGAATTAGTCCATTTGGGGTTTGGCGAAATAAATCTCAGGATCCGAGAGGTTCTGAAACGCAATCGACTTCAAATTATGATGATTTATACGCTGATCCTATGTTATGGATGGATCAAAAATGGATTGATTATATTCTGCCTCAATTATATTGGAGCATGAATAATACAAGAGCATCTTATTCGAAATTGGTAAAATGGTGGTCTGAAAATTCAAATAATACAGCTATTTATATCGGTCATGCTTCTTATAAAATTAGAGGCGACTCAGATAAAAGCTGGAATTTTGTAACTGAAATCCCAACGCAGATTGATTTTCTAAGAACCTTTAAAAACGTTTCCGGAAGTGCTTATTTCAGCTCAAAATGGTTTATGGGAAAAAACTTCGATGTCGTTCGTCATTTAGAAGAAAATCAATATAAATATCCTGCGATTCCTGCAGCCGTTCCGAATTTAAAACATGTCATAATTGATACTCCAAAAGTGATTGAATATAGTAAAGATAGCATTCGTTACAACTTCACTTTTAAAAGTCCATTAAACACAAAAGTTCGTTATATGGTCGTTTACGGAGGTGAACATATTTCTAAAATTGACATTAGCGATGCTACAAAAATTGTAGAAAAAGTAACTGTCAAAGAAGTTGACGGAAAAATTACTTTCGCAATTGCTGCTGGAAAATTAAACCTTTACAAAGCTTGTGCTGTAACTTTCATTGATTATTATGCCAATGAAAGCACGCCAACTGCCATAGATCTAAAAAAACCATTTAAAAACTATATACCTGCACAACCTAATGAAAATAGATAA